TCGGCTATGGCACCAGCAAGCTTCTGCGGCAGGAAGCTCGCGAGGATGGTGATGCAACACCCATGATGCGCAACTTTATCGTTGGTCGTGATATGCGGCAGTCGAGTCCTTCGCTTTCCAAGGCGTTGATTGATGGTATTACGTACGAAGGCGGCGATGTTATCGATGTGGGGATGGTGGATACTCCATTCATCTACTTTGCCATTAACTATGTTGATTGTGCTGGTGGTGTGATGGTGACCGCAAGCCACAATCCGCCAAAGTACAACGGGTTCAAGATCTCGCGGCGCAAGGCAAAGCCTGTTGGCGAGGCCAATGGTCTTGCTGAAGTGCGCAAACATGCGGCAATGATTGATCCTGCAGTCGCATCACAGCAAACAGCAAAGGGACGTGTGAGCGAACGCGATCTTTGGAGCGCATACATCCGGCACGTGCGCAGTTTCCTCAACATGGATGGAGCGAAGCTGCGAGTGGTTGTCGATGCGTCAAACGCCATGGCAGGCACGATGGTACCAAGAGTATTTGGTGCGAAGGGCAAGGATGTGTCTGGGCTTGAGATTATCGAGTTGAACTTTGACAACACGTCTGGTACATTCGCCCACGAGCCGAATCCCCTGGTTCCCGCGAATCTGGAGCAGCTTCGCGAGATGGTTGTGCAGGAGAAGGCGGATCTTGGAATCTGCTTCGACGGCGATGCGGATCGATGTATGGTTGTGGATGAGAAGGGGCAGATCGTCGGATGCGATCTGCTGACGGCGCTCGTTGCTAGACAGTTTCTCAAAGCGAATCCAAAGTCTCCGATTGTGTATGACTTGCGGTCAAGCAAGGCAGTAAGTGAAGAGATCACAATAGCTGGCGGCAAGCCGGTGCGCAGCCGTGTCGGGCATGTGTTTATGAAGGGTGAACTCGCAAAGCAGAAGGCGGTCTTTGGCGGTGAACTCTCCGGTCACTTCTACTTCCGCGACAACTTTAACGCCGA
Above is a genomic segment from Phycisphaeraceae bacterium containing:
- a CDS encoding phosphomannomutase/phosphoglucomutase — translated: MLGRIFKAYDVRGTYPDLLNDTMGWQIGYGTSKLLRQEAREDGDATPMMRNFIVGRDMRQSSPSLSKALIDGITYEGGDVIDVGMVDTPFIYFAINYVDCAGGVMVTASHNPPKYNGFKISRRKAKPVGEANGLAEVRKHAAMIDPAVASQQTAKGRVSERDLWSAYIRHVRSFLNMDGAKLRVVVDASNAMAGTMVPRVFGAKGKDVSGLEIIELNFDNTSGTFAHEPNPLVPANLEQLREMVVQEKADLGICFDGDADRCMVVDEKGQIVGCDLLTALVARQFLKANPKSPIVYDLRSSKAVSEEITIAGGKPVRSRVGHVFMKGELAKQKAVFGGELSGHFYFRDNFNADSGAIAMATVLTVLAQSGKSMSELIEPIARYAQSGEINFRNEDPDAALAQIEEAYIDRALVDDLDGLTIDAFEEEGWWFNVRKSNTEPLLRLNAEAKTMSALRTLLDEVTPLLGEQVDH